DNA from Daucus carota subsp. sativus chromosome 1, DH1 v3.0, whole genome shotgun sequence:
TGGACACTTATCACTTAAGCCTTAGCATGTATATTAGAACAATATCACTAATtctatcatataatttttgaaaaaaaagtgaGCAATTACTTGCGCATAACGTGTTCTGTAAAGACCTGTGAGCCTTTTTTGATTTTGTTACTTCCACTGTTCCGCAACACTGTATTTTCCATTTTATACCTTTTTTTCTGTTTATACATTGAATCTCTACATCTCACTACATCTACGTTACTAGCTACCAGAAGCATACATGTTCAGAACTGAAGGTTGAATCGAAGTTGTCTCCAGTGACATAGATTCTATGTCCTTATAGAAGTACTTTCGGATACTTGTCAGTTTTTCTACTCTGGAAAACGTTTGAAATTTCCTTTAGAACGATTCTTTGTTCTCTCCCCCAGATGACCTTATTTGATGAGTATCCATGACATTGCATTTTGGTATCCTTCAGATCTTATCTTTACAGAGATTCATATATAATTTAGACAATGATACTACCATTTGCAATACAACAAGTggtttactactccctccgtctcatttatATTGGCCAGTGGTCACAATTCCAATAATACTTGTCCCAAAATTATTGCCCAAATTCAGTTTATTTAGAAGTTAAGTGTTAATTATGTTAAGTACTTTATAAAACAATATAGTTCTTGAGTAACTATTAGTGTCTAAAATGATTGAATAAAACGTGGAAGTTGATTGATGGACAAAATAAGTGTGACGGAGGGAGCATTATATTTGCAATGTAATGTGCTTccataaatttaattttctgcGGCATCATTATTTATAAGCCAGGCAGCTATGAGCCCTTTAGATAAACACGGTATTCTTAATTGTCTGAGATTGATTGTCTCATTTTGCGCCACCCCAAGTAGCTACATATCTtgaaatttttatgatatatatgatTGTAACTCAAACAAAGACTTTTCTGAATTTTGCTAAGCAACTACTAAAATGCACTTGCTGCTGAGCTAGGCTGTAATGACTGGCTGCAATTGTGCCTCTTGACCTGCCTGTGGGTTCAAATTGCTGTGAAGTCCAACTGATAACTTTTGGAAGAAGGAAGTTGAGATAACTTCAGCGATTTTAGTAGCTGCTTGTATGCTTGCATTTTTGGTCTGTGTGCCTTCCCAGTATTTCCAAAGATTAGTATACACCTATGCAGTTCTAACGACATATGGGATGCTTTCTAATCTTGAAAGAATCAGTTtgaaacttatatatattatacacaaTATGAGGGTCTACTttctaaaaagatgttttttTGTCCCCTATAAACCGAACAATAGAGAGATCAACTTTTGTTATTTTGATGGGCCACAATATATACATTCATGTGAATTTTATTGATCATAACCTTATTAATTGACCGCTCTCCACATGCTGTCTTTCCCAAGTGTCTGCAACTCTTTGTATTACATTTGATTGGTTTTGTAGGACGACTTTGGATCCATGCTGCTGGTAAAATACCAGAAGAAGCAACAATTAAAGCAATGGAAGACTTCTACAGAGAAATTTATGCAGTGGATGGGATTACCGATATCAAGTTCCCCACTAATTACCCAACTTCAAGACTTCTAGGTGCTTGCTTATATACATTTATTCATTAAGGTTTTAGTACCAAGTTCAACCTATTTAGTTGATTAATAGTATTTTTTAGCCGTCTTTAGTATCTCCCCCATTTCTCACACTTATTCTCTTCTTGCATAGTCTCTAGTCCTGTTTTTCTGGTTATCGTTGATTTGTTAAATTTCTTTGTTAATTGTCTAAAGTTCACATTTAAACCTCACCTACCAAACACTAGAGTTATTTGGAGTTTGCATGTGAACTGAGCTGATAATTTCTCGCATGAATACATGATAAaagacattatatatttattatcaacAAAGAAAATGTGTTGTTGCATCAATTCTATACTTGGAGATCTGTTTCATGCATGATAGTTTATCCTTGAACAGGCTGCGTTGAAGTGGTCGGTTGTGTTACACTTGAAGAGCTAAAAGGTTTGGAGGATATCCCTGAAGGGGTGGGTATACCATAATTTTCACTTTATCAATCTCAAGGCAAACTTTAGGACTGGTACCTTCAGCTTAATTTTAGTATTACGTACAATTTCCTTATTTTAATTATCCTAGTTGTCTTTTTGCAGGTGAGGCTTGAAGGTCAAACAAATTTTTGCTGGCTTTGCGAGCAACCACAGGTTCAGTTTTTCTTGATAAGCTTTGTTTCTTTGACATTGAGATGTTTTATAGCTTGGGTGTGTATCTCTCTATCTATATTATGTTCCTCTGTGTTGTTATATCCACATGTGTACATTTTCTTGAGTGCAGAAATTGATTGTTCCATTTGAAATGAGGGGATATCAAGGCGTTTATAATTTGGAAAGAAAGGTACAATAGAAAGTTACCAGATGGATCACTGTTTGTTGTTGTTTAGGATGATTTGTATATGTGATTGATCTTTCACCATTGCTGAGCACCGAGTACTAATCTTGTTtcatttatttcataaatatctaGATATATGATTCAGCTATCAGAGGCCTTGCTCCTGTTGAAGCTCCCTTGGAGATTAAGTTTCTGGTTGGAAATCCACAAGGTCATTTTTCATCAAAGCCAAGATCCATTGTTGCACGTGCAAATAGCTCTGCCTCAtctgaaatagagaagaaatCACCAACACTTGCTGCAGCTATATCTGGCGCCCGTTTGGCTGCCAACCAATTCTCGAAGAAAAACCAGTCACAAACCCATGATCATGTGCCCATCTCCACGAGAACAAGAAACGGAGGTGGAGTACAAGCTTTAACTTACCGAAAGAAAGAAGTTCAGACACTACTACCTGAATCGCATGTAAATCTGCCATGCAAGAGTGATGTAAATGGCATCAATGAAGGATGAAAGATCTTAGTTATGTTCCTTATAACATCCTTCTCGTAAATGATTCGGTAGATCAAGTGCATGCCAACTTCTTCTGTTTGTATGCTTGTATCGTAATTGAAGGTTTACTTACATTCTGTAGATGTAAATTACAGCCAGAAGATGACATTTTAGTGACCCTCTTGTAAGATATTAACTTTAACTTGGGAGTTGAAAAATTATTACTCTAATTGCAACCACGTTTTCTACTGCAAATGGTTATAGCAGATATTACTCGTCTGTGCTAAGGTGTTGTTTGACattatttgttgttttttgtTTTCGGAAACACTTTCTTCATATCAGGTATTCCTTCTTAAAAATTGTTCTCTgattacatttatttttataaaactgttTTAAGATGCAGGGCTGATGCCACGTATTCTAATAACTGTTTTatgttttcagaaacaaaaataGTTGGTGAAGGGCGTATTTGGTGGATTTTCCGGACACCCCAACTGTTAATATTTGGTCAAAAGGTGTATTTTCTCGAAACCTCAACTGCTATCATGTTACACTACTTTAGATTTAGCATATGACATGTAAGTTGGATTAACTGGGCGATAAAACCACATATGAGTGACATGACATTTAAATCGGACTGACTGTTGGACATGTAAATCGGAATCGAACTAAGACCACACATGACATGTAAATTAAACCAACTGAGCGATAAGATCACACTAATGGCACTTCAACTCGGAATACACGTCCCCACGTGTCGAACAACCGAGTTTCTTTGTATATGAATAAGTTTCCTTATTGATTGTTAAATGGGAATTGTAGAGCATGCCATACTTCCTGGAACATCAGAAACTTGAAGATATTTTCCTACACCTAGGATCATCTTGGTGTAAGAAGATATCTCTGTCTGTTGCAATATATGTAACATCAGGCAACTCGAGTGCCTGAAATGGCACCAGTTGTTTCCCCAATCTGTCACTTGCTCCATATACAACTGAAATCCTCAATTCCTTCAGACTTAGGAA
Protein-coding regions in this window:
- the LOC108204837 gene encoding uncharacterized protein LOC108204837; the protein is MASNNNRGSGNYRNPCLTMHQPWASLLVHGIKRIEGRSWPSPITGRLWIHAAGKIPEEATIKAMEDFYREIYAVDGITDIKFPTNYPTSRLLGCVEVVGCVTLEELKGLEDIPEGVRLEGQTNFCWLCEQPQKLIVPFEMRGYQGVYNLERKIYDSAIRGLAPVEAPLEIKFLVGNPQGHFSSKPRSIVARANSSASSEIEKKSPTLAAAISGARLAANQFSKKNQSQTHDHVPISTRTRNGGGVQALTYRKKEVQTLLPESHVNLPCKSDVNGINEG